In one Clostridium sp. 'White wine YQ' genomic region, the following are encoded:
- the glgB gene encoding 1,4-alpha-glucan branching protein GlgB, producing the protein MREIIEIDKHEINNSSEEKNSNTDIQENKEESRTITEWITDYDAYLFHQGNHYNAYKFMGAHLVTENRKKGVRFTTWAPNASEVYIVGNFNNWQISKEYAMNKVTKSGIWSTFIPGKFENEIYKYLIINKRNHKKVMKADPYGTSSELRPNTASIVVSNSKYRWRDKRWINKKNKANVYRSPINIYELHLGSWKRKESGEFFTYKEMAIEAPKYVKEMGYTHVEIMPVMEHPLDDSWGYQVTGYYAPTCRYGTREEFKELVDSFHNEGIGVILDWVPGHFCKDAHGLYMFDGEAVYEYKDLFRQENKGWGAANFDLGKNEVKSFLISNALYWMREFHIDGLRVDAVANMLYLDYDRGPGEWVPNKYGGKESLEAIKFLRELNTAVFREFPNNLMIAEESTSWPLVTKPADVGGLGFNFKWNMGWMNDILKYVSIDPLYRKYNHNLINFPMMYHYSENFILPISHDEVVHGKKSMVDKMWGDYWTKFAGLRVFMGFMMTHPGKKTIFMGNEFGQFVEWRHKEALDWHLIENYDMHRNTHRFFKDINNLYINQKALWELDYDHSGFRWIDADNSEQSILIYVRNGVKERDTLIVVCNFTTCEYDNYKIGVPYLGEYKEIFNSDNELYGGTGKITEQTILSVKGNWHKEAYFLNIKVPPMAVVVIKLEKLIRLEAKNTSSSNLKKEKNKDKEELL; encoded by the coding sequence GAATAAGGAAGAAAGTAGAACTATAACTGAATGGATAACAGATTATGACGCATATTTATTTCATCAAGGAAACCATTATAATGCCTATAAATTTATGGGAGCACATTTAGTAACAGAAAATAGAAAGAAAGGTGTTAGATTTACTACATGGGCACCTAATGCGAGTGAAGTTTATATTGTTGGAAATTTTAATAATTGGCAAATATCAAAAGAATACGCAATGAACAAGGTTACTAAGTCAGGAATATGGAGTACTTTTATACCTGGAAAATTTGAAAATGAAATATATAAGTATTTAATTATAAATAAAAGGAATCATAAAAAGGTAATGAAGGCAGATCCTTATGGGACTTCATCTGAGTTAAGGCCCAATACTGCATCAATTGTGGTTTCAAATAGTAAGTATAGATGGAGAGATAAACGTTGGATTAATAAGAAGAATAAAGCTAATGTATATAGAAGTCCTATAAATATATATGAGCTTCACCTGGGTTCATGGAAAAGGAAAGAATCAGGTGAATTTTTCACTTACAAAGAAATGGCTATAGAAGCACCTAAATATGTTAAGGAGATGGGATATACACATGTTGAAATAATGCCAGTAATGGAACATCCATTAGATGATTCATGGGGCTATCAGGTTACGGGATATTATGCGCCAACTTGCAGATATGGGACAAGAGAAGAATTTAAGGAGCTTGTTGATTCATTTCATAATGAAGGAATAGGTGTTATATTAGACTGGGTTCCAGGACATTTTTGCAAGGATGCACATGGGCTATATATGTTCGATGGAGAAGCAGTTTATGAATATAAGGATTTATTTAGGCAAGAAAATAAGGGTTGGGGCGCGGCGAATTTTGATTTAGGAAAAAATGAGGTTAAAAGTTTTCTTATATCGAATGCTTTATATTGGATGAGAGAATTTCATATAGATGGGTTAAGAGTGGATGCCGTTGCAAATATGCTATATCTAGACTATGATAGAGGTCCTGGTGAATGGGTTCCTAATAAGTACGGTGGTAAAGAAAGTCTCGAGGCAATTAAGTTTTTACGAGAGCTTAATACAGCAGTTTTTAGAGAATTTCCCAATAATTTAATGATTGCAGAAGAATCTACATCATGGCCACTTGTAACAAAGCCAGCAGATGTAGGAGGTTTAGGGTTTAATTTTAAATGGAACATGGGATGGATGAATGACATATTGAAGTATGTCTCTATTGATCCCTTATACAGAAAGTATAATCATAATCTAATTAATTTCCCTATGATGTATCATTATTCTGAAAATTTTATTTTGCCAATATCGCATGATGAAGTTGTGCATGGAAAGAAATCAATGGTAGATAAAATGTGGGGGGATTATTGGACTAAATTTGCAGGCCTTCGAGTATTTATGGGATTTATGATGACACACCCAGGAAAGAAAACTATATTTATGGGAAATGAATTTGGACAATTTGTTGAGTGGAGACATAAAGAGGCACTAGATTGGCACTTAATTGAGAATTATGATATGCATAGAAATACTCATAGGTTTTTTAAGGATATTAATAACTTATATATAAATCAGAAAGCTTTATGGGAGCTAGATTATGATCACTCAGGTTTTAGATGGATAGATGCGGATAATAGTGAACAAAGTATATTGATTTATGTTAGAAATGGAGTAAAAGAAAGAGATACATTAATAGTTGTGTGTAATTTTACCACATGTGAATATGATAATTATAAAATAGGAGTTCCTTATTTAGGAGAATATAAAGAGATATTTAATAGTGATAATGAATTATATGGAGGGACAGGAAAAATAACAGAGCAGACTATACTTTCAGTTAAAGGAAATTGGCATAAAGAAGCGTATTTTCTTAATATAAAAGTACCCCCAATGGCAGTGGTAGT